CGCCTTGGTGGAGAGCCCGACCTGCGCCAGTAGCCGGCCGACCTTCGAGTGGATGACGGAGCGGTGGGCGCCCGTCACCTCCAGCGCGAACGCCACGTTCTCCGCCGCGGTGCGGTCCGGCAGCAGGCGGAAGTCCTGGAAGATGAAGCTGACCTTGCGGCGCAGGATCGCGATCTCGCGCCGGCGGATGCTCTGCGAGGAGTAGCCGCCGACGATGACCTCGCCGCTCGTGGGCCGGTCCGCCATGTGGATCAGGCGGAGGATCGTGGACTTGCCGGCGCCGCTGTGTCCCGTCAGGAAGCAGAACTCGCCCTTTTGGAGCTCGAACGAAACATCGTTCAGCGCGAGCCCCACCCGCGGATACTCCTTGTGGACGTGTACGAACCGGATCACGTCGTCTTGCCCTTCCATGGCGAGCCCGCCGCACGGCGGCGGGCCGTTCTCCTGCGCTCGCGTCGAGCCCGTTCCCGTCGGACGCGGCGGGTGTCCGTTCGCATGGCCGCGGAACCGGCGCC
The genomic region above belongs to bacterium and contains:
- the ftsE gene encoding cell division ATP-binding protein FtsE, with product MIRFVHVHKEYPRVGLALNDVSFELQKGEFCFLTGHSGAGKSTILRLIHMADRPTSGEVIVGGYSSQSIRRREIAILRRKVSFIFQDFRLLPDRTAAENVAFALEVTGAHRSVIHSKVGRLLAQVGLSTKAGAYPNELSGGERQRVAIARALANDPIVLLADEPTGNLDERATRGVFELLRDLNAAGMAVLFATHDLDLVRSNPHIRVLELEHGRLIRDSAKEGA